A portion of the Litorimonas taeanensis genome contains these proteins:
- a CDS encoding KpsF/GutQ family sugar-phosphate isomerase translates to MSQPDIKQIARDVLTLEADAIRQMSEDLSDSFSQAVSLLLNVQGRIIVSGMGKSGHIGRKFAATLASTGAPAYYVHPSEASHGDLGMIAKIDCVVLISNSGETKELADIMLHAKRFGIKVIGITRNHHSTLGQQSDIVLRLPDAAEACSIGMAPTTSTTCTLALTDALAITLMKIRGFDADNFRVLHPGGRLGAALVTASQIMHKGDLLPLLSPDAPMEAVLLEMTSKGFGVAAVADEGKLLGIITDGDLRRNMSALMTKTAGEVATPNPHTISPDSLASEALGLMNSYRITAFFVVDTDDTIQGLLTVHDCLRIGLG, encoded by the coding sequence ATGTCCCAGCCTGACATTAAACAGATTGCCCGTGATGTTTTGACCCTAGAGGCAGATGCCATTCGGCAAATGTCAGAGGACCTTTCGGATTCCTTCTCTCAAGCGGTCTCGCTTTTGTTAAATGTTCAGGGCCGCATCATCGTTTCGGGCATGGGTAAATCTGGGCATATTGGTCGTAAATTCGCGGCGACTCTCGCTTCGACGGGGGCGCCCGCTTATTATGTGCACCCTTCCGAGGCCAGCCATGGCGATTTAGGCATGATTGCTAAGATTGACTGTGTGGTGCTTATCTCGAATTCTGGAGAAACCAAAGAGCTAGCTGATATCATGCTTCACGCAAAGCGCTTTGGCATTAAAGTCATTGGGATTACCCGAAATCATCACAGCACTTTGGGGCAGCAATCCGATATAGTCTTACGCCTACCTGATGCAGCAGAGGCGTGTTCCATTGGCATGGCGCCGACAACCTCAACGACTTGCACATTAGCTTTGACGGATGCTTTGGCCATAACCTTGATGAAAATTCGCGGTTTTGACGCTGATAATTTTCGCGTGCTTCACCCTGGTGGTCGATTAGGGGCTGCCTTAGTAACGGCTTCGCAAATTATGCATAAAGGTGACCTCTTGCCGCTGCTCTCACCAGACGCGCCAATGGAAGCGGTGCTTTTGGAAATGACTTCCAAAGGTTTCGGCGTCGCGGCTGTGGCCGATGAGGGTAAATTATTGGGCATTATCACAGATGGTGACCTACGCCGAAATATGTCAGCGCTTATGACCAAGACAGCAGGCGAAGTTGCAACGCCCAACCCGCATACGATTTCACCAGATAGTCTGGCCAGCGAAGCGCTTGGGCTTATGAATAGCTATCGTATTACAGCCTTTTTTGTCGTGGATACAGATGACACAATTCAAGGGCTATTAACTGTGCATGACTGCTTACGCATTGGCCTCGGATAA
- the cysD gene encoding sulfate adenylyltransferase subunit CysD, with amino-acid sequence MSSEIIQRIEALAEATGQSLSTLSRKIFNDGKTIKRLQQGGSLTTKTQEQSLLILGRLELEARSSSGLSLSHLDRLEAESIHIMREVASQCENPVMLYSVGKDSSVMLHLAEKAFFPSVPPFPLMHVDTTWKFKEMIEFRDRRAKEIGMELIVHSNPDGIRDGVGPFTHGSAVHTDIMKTQGLKQALDKYKFDAAFGGARRDEEKSRAKERIFSFRNKNHRWDAKNQRPELWNLYNTRVHKGESMRVFPLSNWTELDIWQYIHRENIPIPDLYLSKPRPVVERDGVLIMVDDDRMPLEEGETPEMKSVRFRTLGCYPLTGAVESEATSLPDVIQEMLLTTTSERQGRVIDSDVGASMEQKKEEGYF; translated from the coding sequence ATGAGTTCTGAAATCATTCAACGTATTGAGGCATTGGCCGAGGCGACAGGACAGTCACTTTCGACGCTCTCTCGAAAAATCTTCAATGATGGTAAAACCATCAAGCGCTTGCAACAGGGCGGCTCGCTGACGACAAAAACACAAGAGCAATCTCTGTTAATTTTAGGGCGGCTTGAGCTTGAAGCCCGTTCAAGTTCGGGATTAAGCCTCTCACATCTGGACCGGCTAGAGGCTGAGAGTATTCACATCATGCGCGAAGTGGCGTCGCAATGTGAAAACCCCGTTATGCTCTATTCCGTTGGAAAAGACAGCTCAGTCATGTTGCATTTGGCTGAGAAGGCCTTTTTCCCCTCTGTCCCGCCTTTCCCTTTGATGCATGTTGATACGACATGGAAATTCAAAGAGATGATTGAATTCCGTGACCGCCGCGCCAAAGAAATCGGCATGGAACTCATTGTTCATTCTAATCCAGACGGTATTCGAGACGGCGTTGGGCCATTTACCCATGGCTCAGCCGTTCATACGGATATAATGAAAACCCAAGGTCTGAAACAGGCCCTTGATAAATATAAATTTGATGCGGCCTTTGGCGGCGCGCGAAGAGACGAGGAAAAGTCACGCGCTAAAGAGCGAATTTTTTCATTCAGAAATAAGAACCATCGCTGGGATGCAAAAAATCAACGGCCTGAACTTTGGAATTTGTATAATACGCGCGTACATAAAGGCGAAAGCATGCGCGTCTTTCCTTTGTCGAATTGGACAGAGCTTGATATCTGGCAATATATTCATCGGGAAAATATACCGATACCGGACCTCTATCTCTCTAAACCACGCCCTGTTGTAGAGCGTGATGGCGTTCTCATCATGGTTGATGATGATCGTATGCCATTAGAAGAGGGCGAAACCCCCGAGATGAAATCTGTGCGGTTTAGAACGCTTGGCTGCTACCCATTAACTGGCGCAGTGGAGAGCGAGGCGACAAGCCTGCCCGATGTTATCCAAGAAATGCTTTTGACCACGACATCAGAACGCCAAGGGCGGGTGATTGACTCTGATGTGGGCGCGTCAATGGAACAGAAAAAAGAAGAGGGGTATTTCTAA
- a CDS encoding DUF1192 domain-containing protein, with the protein MDEESHLSQSGTISVGEDLYGLSLHELEARIQTFKAEISRLEQELEKKRTERTAADSLFAPKN; encoded by the coding sequence ATGGACGAAGAATCGCATTTGAGCCAAAGCGGGACAATTTCAGTAGGTGAAGACCTGTATGGCTTATCCCTGCACGAGCTAGAAGCCCGTATACAAACCTTTAAAGCTGAAATTTCTCGCCTAGAGCAAGAATTAGAGAAAAAACGCACAGAACGTACAGCGGCAGACAGTCTATTTGCGCCGAAAAATTAA
- the cysN gene encoding sulfate adenylyltransferase subunit CysN — MAHLDSLISTDIEAYLQAQENKSFLRFITCGSVDDGKSTLIGRLLYDSKLIYEDQLASIEKDSKKSGTQGDKMDLALLVDGLAAEREQGITIDVAYRFFSTDKRKFIVADTPGHVQYTRNMATGASTADVAILLIDARYGVQEQTRRHAYIASSLGIRHVVVAINKMDLNAFDQTVFNDIDVEFRRFAANLGFDEITCIPMSALNGDNVITKSKQSCWYHGPTLLEYLENVDVESDTLEAPFRLPVQWVNRPNLDFRGFSGTIASGVINVGDEIIVIPSGKRSRIKDIVTYDGNKKTAREAMAITLTLEDEIDISRGDIICKTDAPTEQADQFQAQIIWMDESKLFPGRQYILKTINTTANASVTTLKHRVDINDFSEVAAKTLELNEIGVANISLSKPIAFDAYKDNRQTGAFILIDRQTNATVGVGTLQFALRRSQNVVWQDMATDKAARASQKMQKPALLWFTGLSGSGKSTIANLVDKRLQSRGNHTYTLDGDNVRHGLNRDLGFTKADRIENIRRIGEVSKLMVDAGLITMASFISPYRAERRTVREMFEEKEFIEIFVNTPLSVAEARDVKGLYKRARAGEIKNFTGIDSEYQAPRNAEITVNTVEMSAEEAAEMIVSYLEEQGFLEE; from the coding sequence ATGGCCCATCTAGACTCCCTTATTTCGACAGATATCGAAGCCTATCTTCAGGCCCAAGAGAATAAATCATTTCTCCGCTTCATCACTTGCGGATCTGTGGATGATGGCAAATCAACGCTAATTGGTCGTCTGCTTTATGATTCAAAATTGATTTACGAAGACCAGCTTGCCAGCATCGAAAAGGATTCTAAAAAATCCGGTACCCAAGGCGACAAAATGGATTTGGCCTTGCTAGTAGACGGCCTTGCTGCTGAACGTGAACAAGGTATCACAATTGATGTTGCCTATCGTTTTTTCTCAACTGATAAACGCAAATTCATTGTCGCGGATACGCCGGGGCATGTGCAATACACCCGTAATATGGCGACAGGCGCCTCTACGGCTGATGTGGCAATATTATTAATTGATGCGCGTTACGGCGTGCAAGAACAAACGCGTCGCCATGCCTATATCGCATCGTCTTTGGGCATACGTCATGTTGTTGTTGCTATTAATAAGATGGATTTAAACGCGTTTGATCAAACCGTGTTTAACGACATTGATGTTGAGTTTAGACGGTTTGCCGCAAATCTAGGATTTGATGAAATAACCTGTATTCCAATGTCAGCCTTAAATGGTGACAATGTCATTACGAAGTCAAAGCAATCTTGTTGGTATCATGGCCCCACTTTGTTGGAATATCTAGAAAATGTAGATGTAGAGAGCGATACGCTGGAAGCGCCGTTTCGATTACCTGTTCAATGGGTCAATCGTCCAAATCTAGATTTTCGAGGCTTTTCAGGGACAATCGCGTCAGGCGTAATTAATGTGGGCGATGAGATTATCGTTATCCCTTCGGGTAAGCGTTCACGGATCAAAGATATCGTGACTTATGATGGCAATAAGAAAACGGCCCGAGAGGCGATGGCGATAACGCTTACCCTTGAAGATGAAATTGATATTTCTCGTGGTGATATTATTTGCAAAACGGATGCCCCCACCGAGCAAGCCGATCAATTCCAAGCGCAAATCATTTGGATGGATGAAAGTAAGCTTTTCCCGGGTCGCCAATATATTTTAAAGACAATTAACACCACAGCCAATGCTTCGGTTACGACATTGAAACACCGCGTCGACATCAATGATTTCTCTGAAGTGGCGGCGAAAACCTTAGAGCTTAATGAAATTGGTGTCGCCAATATCAGCCTGTCTAAACCTATTGCCTTTGATGCCTATAAAGATAATCGCCAAACAGGCGCGTTTATTTTGATTGATCGTCAAACCAATGCAACGGTGGGCGTGGGTACTTTGCAATTTGCTTTGCGCCGCTCGCAAAATGTTGTGTGGCAAGATATGGCCACGGACAAAGCCGCGCGTGCCTCGCAAAAGATGCAAAAACCCGCTTTGCTTTGGTTCACAGGGTTGTCGGGGTCGGGTAAATCTACCATCGCTAATTTAGTCGATAAGCGGCTGCAATCTCGTGGGAATCATACTTATACATTGGACGGTGATAATGTCCGTCATGGTCTGAACCGCGATCTTGGTTTTACCAAAGCTGACCGTATTGAAAATATTCGCCGAATTGGTGAGGTCTCAAAACTCATGGTGGATGCAGGGCTGATAACCATGGCTTCCTTTATCTCGCCTTATCGCGCCGAACGGCGCACTGTTCGCGAAATGTTTGAAGAGAAAGAGTTTATCGAAATTTTCGTAAACACACCGCTTTCAGTCGCAGAGGCGCGTGATGTTAAAGGGCTTTATAAACGCGCACGTGCCGGTGAGATTAAAAACTTCACAGGTATAGACAGTGAATATCAGGCGCCGAGAAACGCAGAGATTACCGTCAATACGGTTGAGATGAGCGCTGAAGAGGCGGCAGAGATGATTGTCTCTTATTTAGAAGAACAGGGCTTCCTAGAGGAATGA
- the efp gene encoding elongation factor P, which translates to MKMNGNEIRQGNIIKHQDTLWVAVKCNAVKPGKGGAFNQVELKNILDGRKLNERFRAAETVERVRLEQKTHTYLYPEGDMLVFMNSENYEQINLQSEFVGDAAAYLTDGMAVEVEFYEERPISIALPDQVVLEVADTEPVVKGQTAANSFKPATLSNGVRTAVPPFVGVGERLIINTEDGSYVKRAD; encoded by the coding sequence ATGAAAATGAACGGCAATGAAATCCGCCAAGGTAATATTATTAAACACCAAGATACGCTCTGGGTCGCCGTAAAATGTAATGCGGTTAAACCCGGAAAAGGCGGAGCCTTTAATCAGGTCGAGCTGAAAAACATTCTTGATGGTCGCAAACTTAATGAACGCTTTCGCGCTGCCGAAACGGTAGAGCGCGTGCGCCTAGAGCAAAAAACACATACATATCTATACCCAGAAGGCGATATGCTCGTCTTTATGAATTCAGAAAACTATGAGCAGATTAATCTGCAATCCGAATTCGTTGGGGATGCTGCCGCTTATTTGACTGACGGCATGGCTGTCGAAGTTGAATTTTACGAAGAGCGCCCGATTAGTATCGCTCTGCCTGACCAAGTGGTTCTAGAAGTCGCTGATACAGAGCCTGTCGTAAAAGGCCAAACAGCTGCAAACTCTTTCAAACCTGCCACGCTTTCCAATGGTGTACGCACAGCTGTGCCGCCTTTCGTGGGCGTAGGGGAGCGTCTTATTATCAACACAGAAGACGGTTCTTACGTCAAACGGGCTGATTAA
- the kdsA gene encoding 3-deoxy-8-phosphooctulonate synthase, which yields MTRVTHASTRWTIGQGSPLAVIAGCNVLESLEESLAMGRVLKSVCADLNLPYVFKASFDKANRSSITSFRGPGLEKGLEMLSTIKAELNVPICTDVHTADQAMAVAEVAEIIQLPAFLCRQTDLVTAMAEAAKAKGSLIHVKKAQFLAPWDCKNILSKIRETYSANQIILCERGTSFGYNNLVVDPLSISEMRKLGVPVTIDATHAVQLPGADPRSGGTSTGGRRDGVAIIAKAAVAAGADGVFLEFHTDPNSALCDAPSCLPISEARPLLTQLKALREIVSENASDA from the coding sequence ATGACGCGGGTAACGCATGCCTCGACACGCTGGACCATAGGTCAGGGGTCACCATTGGCGGTTATTGCGGGCTGTAATGTCCTCGAAAGCCTAGAAGAGTCCCTCGCAATGGGGCGCGTTCTTAAATCGGTATGTGCCGATTTAAACCTGCCATATGTTTTCAAAGCGAGTTTTGATAAGGCGAACCGCTCTTCAATCACATCTTTTCGTGGCCCCGGCCTGGAAAAGGGGTTGGAGATGCTTTCAACTATTAAGGCAGAGCTTAACGTTCCGATTTGTACCGATGTCCACACGGCTGACCAAGCTATGGCTGTGGCCGAAGTCGCAGAAATTATTCAGCTTCCGGCATTTTTATGTCGCCAAACAGATTTGGTAACGGCGATGGCTGAAGCCGCCAAAGCAAAGGGCAGTCTTATCCATGTAAAGAAGGCGCAATTCCTTGCGCCTTGGGATTGCAAAAATATTCTGTCCAAGATTCGTGAAACCTATAGCGCTAATCAAATTATTCTGTGCGAGCGCGGAACAAGTTTTGGGTATAATAACCTGGTCGTCGACCCGCTTTCTATTTCTGAAATGCGTAAACTGGGTGTGCCTGTCACAATTGATGCCACTCATGCCGTGCAGTTGCCCGGCGCTGACCCGCGCTCTGGCGGCACCTCTACAGGAGGGCGCAGAGACGGGGTCGCGATAATCGCCAAGGCGGCCGTAGCGGCTGGGGCGGATGGTGTCTTTTTGGAGTTTCATACAGATCCGAACTCAGCCTTGTGCGACGCGCCTAGCTGTCTGCCCATTTCAGAGGCCCGTCCTCTTTTGACGCAGTTAAAAGCTTTGCGAGAAATCGTAAGCGAGAATGCCAGCGACGCTTGA
- a CDS encoding inositol monophosphatase family protein: protein MANLSAIMTVMQNAARKASRNLLRDFNEVEHLQVSRKGPADFVSRADRKAEEVIVENLQRDRPGYSFLLEEGGSIEGSDKTHRFIVDPLDGTTNYLHGIPHFAISIALEREIDGNPKEIVAGLVYNPITDEMFFAEKGKGAFVNDGTRGGGDRRLRPSQRDVFQDSLFSTGIPFLGRPGHAKFLKELHQVMGHSAGVRRMGAASLDLAWTAAGRYDGFWERGLAPWDIAAGVLIAQEAGCIVESLSGGNVIETGDIVCSNADLIEILKAKLG, encoded by the coding sequence ATGGCCAATCTCTCTGCCATTATGACGGTCATGCAGAATGCGGCGCGCAAAGCGTCGCGAAACCTGCTGCGTGATTTTAACGAAGTTGAACATTTACAGGTCTCGCGCAAGGGGCCTGCGGATTTTGTCTCTCGTGCGGACCGCAAAGCCGAAGAAGTCATCGTTGAAAATCTGCAGCGTGATCGCCCGGGTTATAGTTTCCTTCTCGAAGAAGGGGGCTCAATTGAAGGTTCTGATAAAACCCATCGATTTATTGTAGACCCGTTGGACGGAACAACAAACTATTTACACGGCATACCCCATTTCGCGATTTCTATTGCGCTAGAGCGTGAAATTGATGGCAATCCCAAAGAAATCGTGGCGGGTCTGGTTTATAACCCAATCACGGATGAAATGTTTTTTGCCGAAAAGGGCAAAGGCGCCTTTGTGAATGATGGAACGCGCGGCGGCGGTGATCGTCGTCTTCGTCCATCTCAGCGTGATGTGTTCCAAGATAGCTTGTTCTCAACGGGCATCCCGTTTCTAGGCCGTCCCGGTCATGCAAAATTCTTAAAAGAGCTTCACCAAGTTATGGGACATAGTGCGGGGGTTCGCCGTATGGGCGCTGCCTCACTTGATCTCGCTTGGACGGCGGCAGGCCGCTATGATGGTTTCTGGGAACGCGGACTTGCGCCGTGGGATATTGCTGCGGGCGTGCTAATTGCACAAGAAGCGGGCTGTATCGTAGAAAGCCTGTCAGGGGGGAATGTCATCGAAACGGGCGACATCGTTTGTTCAAATGCAGACTTGATAGAGATCTTAAAAGCAAAGTTAGGGTAG
- a CDS encoding YbaY family lipoprotein produces MSNFSKLILSAAALGVLSACNAANTEGTDGAEITAPAEAMRITGEVAYRERIALTPGHVIHVTLSDVSRADAKAPVMAETRRTLTTEQVPLGFELAVPSGTLQSNHRYAVRVTLHDALGNLAWTTDSVHQIDNTALEQDLGVMRLVSASGTQ; encoded by the coding sequence ATGTCCAATTTTTCAAAGTTAATTTTATCTGCGGCTGCGTTAGGGGTTTTATCTGCCTGCAATGCCGCCAATACTGAAGGGACTGATGGCGCAGAAATAACAGCCCCAGCAGAGGCTATGCGCATAACAGGTGAAGTCGCTTATCGTGAGCGTATTGCGCTCACTCCCGGTCACGTCATACACGTCACGCTTTCTGATGTGTCTCGCGCCGATGCAAAAGCGCCCGTCATGGCGGAAACGCGCCGTACCTTGACAACGGAGCAGGTCCCGCTCGGTTTTGAATTAGCTGTGCCGTCTGGGACGCTCCAATCAAATCACCGCTATGCCGTTCGCGTAACTTTGCATGATGCCTTGGGCAATCTAGCTTGGACAACAGATAGTGTTCATCAGATTGACAACACAGCTTTGGAGCAAGATTTAGGCGTCATGCGCCTTGTCTCTGCGAGCGGGACTCAATAA
- a CDS encoding DUF1013 domain-containing protein yields the protein MTQILMPKATAVWLIDNTAMTFKQISEFCMLHILEVEGIADGDVAAGIRGADPIANGQVSREEIEKAEKDPNYAMKANKFDSDELQPTNKKKGPRYTPLSRRQDRPDAIAWLVRNHAEITDAQISKLIGTTKPTIKSIRDRTHWKINTINPTDPVSLGLCSQIDLDALVRKAAEKKAKDDAARAEDEGETLTPVESAPLAEEKPKVEHTLESLFKPSTE from the coding sequence ATGACGCAAATTTTGATGCCGAAAGCGACAGCCGTTTGGTTAATCGACAATACAGCGATGACATTTAAACAAATTAGTGAATTCTGTATGCTCCATATTTTGGAAGTAGAAGGGATTGCTGATGGCGATGTGGCTGCGGGTATTCGCGGAGCCGACCCAATTGCCAATGGCCAAGTCAGCCGTGAAGAAATTGAAAAGGCTGAAAAAGATCCAAATTATGCGATGAAGGCCAATAAGTTCGACTCAGACGAGCTTCAACCGACAAATAAGAAGAAGGGGCCGCGTTACACGCCGTTATCACGCCGTCAGGACCGCCCCGATGCTATTGCATGGCTTGTTCGCAATCACGCTGAGATCACGGATGCGCAAATTTCGAAACTCATCGGCACGACGAAACCAACCATTAAATCAATACGAGACCGGACACATTGGAAAATCAATACGATTAACCCAACTGATCCTGTATCGCTCGGCCTTTGTAGTCAGATAGATCTTGATGCTCTCGTGCGGAAAGCTGCTGAGAAAAAAGCAAAAGACGATGCCGCGCGCGCCGAAGACGAAGGCGAAACGCTGACACCTGTTGAATCTGCGCCTCTCGCTGAAGAAAAGCCCAAAGTTGAGCATACACTCGAGAGCTTGTTTAAGCCTTCAACTGAGTAA
- the rpmE gene encoding 50S ribosomal protein L31 translates to MKKDIHPDYHMITVKMVDGSTYETRSTWGKEGDVLSLDIDSKTHPAWTGGDAKLMDRGGRVSRFKDKFAGFGV, encoded by the coding sequence ATGAAAAAAGATATTCACCCAGATTATCACATGATTACTGTCAAAATGGTTGACGGTTCAACATATGAAACACGCTCAACTTGGGGCAAAGAAGGCGACGTATTGTCTCTTGATATTGATTCCAAAACGCACCCAGCTTGGACGGGCGGCGATGCGAAATTGATGGATCGCGGCGGACGCGTGTCTCGTTTCAAAGACAAATTTGCAGGTTTTGGCGTCTAA
- the rcdA gene encoding protease adaptor protein RcdA has product MNVGHPQNTPHTPNAEPSKTQIAQSPSMNSSIPIAPDTLTPQAEARLLEFTKSELFAKTFGEGMNMVEEAAAYLDGPGRQDAKTLSRNDAMTYASQSMRLTTRLMQVASWLLVQRALKENEMSLTEARAEKYRLASETKSDENLSFSELAKTAYALPSRLLDLMARSEAIYERIARLDRSLYGTIAAQQGNTVADQIGRLEAAFGRSH; this is encoded by the coding sequence ATGAATGTTGGACACCCCCAAAACACCCCCCATACTCCAAATGCAGAACCATCCAAAACACAGATAGCTCAATCCCCCTCTATGAACTCTTCTATTCCAATCGCCCCAGATACTCTGACGCCACAAGCCGAAGCCCGCTTGCTGGAGTTCACTAAATCTGAGCTTTTCGCAAAAACATTTGGCGAAGGCATGAATATGGTAGAAGAGGCCGCGGCCTATTTAGATGGCCCAGGCCGCCAAGATGCCAAAACATTATCACGTAATGACGCCATGACCTATGCAAGCCAGTCCATGCGACTGACGACCCGTTTAATGCAAGTCGCAAGTTGGTTGTTGGTACAGCGCGCACTGAAAGAAAATGAAATGAGCCTGACCGAAGCGCGGGCCGAGAAGTATCGCCTTGCGAGCGAAACCAAGTCTGATGAAAATCTCAGCTTTTCTGAATTAGCCAAAACCGCTTACGCTTTGCCGTCACGTTTACTTGACCTTATGGCGCGTTCAGAAGCCATTTACGAACGTATCGCGCGTCTTGACCGTTCACTTTATGGCACTATCGCAGCGCAACAAGGCAATACGGTCGCCGATCAAATTGGCCGCCTCGAAGCGGCTTTCGGGCGCTCACACTAA